One Salinicoccus roseus genomic region harbors:
- a CDS encoding AAA family ATPase, with translation MRDLGIYFGTFAPCHVGHFEQIIRAKRENRHAFVIVSGYEGDRGDTHGMTLDNRVKSMRRLLGPDDNVTILKLDETHIPRYPHGWEPWLKMLAETILLEMDALFFSVGEMTYYVGEEEYTDPLKDFFCREWPHIDTSITMVDRKILGISGTSIREEPILNWDYVMRTFRKFFVQNVLIIGAPGTGRTSMVQDLARRYSTSYSIEYAKTYCREHRIADDELDVKDFHAIGIGQFENNRRHIHSPGTRKVFFADTDVMTTKVNMKRYADGEEFNRLKSVFDYYIHLQHWSLILVLPPEAPKDEAAVHVGDKNEIHQMIMEELELHDLMSITHILDGDSYRDRYQEAHRLVDEILKDGKDN, from the coding sequence GTGAGAGATCTAGGAATTTATTTCGGCACCTTCGCCCCGTGTCATGTAGGGCACTTTGAACAGATCATCCGGGCCAAAAGGGAAAACCGGCACGCTTTCGTGATTGTCAGCGGCTATGAGGGGGATCGGGGAGATACCCACGGCATGACGCTCGATAATCGGGTCAAATCCATGCGGCGCCTGCTCGGCCCCGATGACAATGTCACCATACTCAAGCTGGATGAAACACATATACCCAGATATCCGCACGGTTGGGAACCGTGGCTCAAAATGCTGGCAGAAACCATCCTTCTGGAAATGGATGCCCTCTTTTTTTCCGTCGGAGAGATGACCTATTATGTCGGGGAGGAGGAGTATACCGATCCCCTCAAGGACTTCTTCTGCAGGGAATGGCCTCATATCGATACATCCATAACGATGGTTGACCGCAAAATACTCGGCATCAGCGGTACAAGCATCAGGGAAGAGCCCATATTGAACTGGGACTACGTCATGCGGACCTTCAGGAAGTTCTTTGTCCAGAATGTACTCATCATAGGAGCACCAGGAACAGGCCGCACTTCAATGGTCCAGGATCTGGCAAGGCGTTATTCTACAAGCTACTCCATAGAGTATGCAAAAACTTACTGCCGCGAGCACCGGATCGCCGATGATGAGCTTGACGTCAAAGACTTCCACGCAATAGGCATCGGACAGTTTGAGAACAACAGGCGCCATATCCACTCCCCCGGCACACGCAAAGTCTTCTTTGCGGACACTGATGTCATGACTACAAAAGTCAATATGAAGCGGTACGCAGATGGGGAGGAATTCAACCGCCTGAAATCAGTTTTCGACTATTATATACATCTCCAGCACTGGTCCCTCATACTGGTCCTTCCTCCGGAAGCACCGAAGGATGAGGCGGCTGTGCATGTCGGAGATAAAAATGAGATTCATCAAATGATCATGGAGGAACTGGAGCTGCATGATCTGATGTCCATCACGCACATCCTCGACGGTGATTCCTACCGGGACAGGTATCAGGAAGCCCATAGGTTGGTCGATGAAATTCTGAAAGACGGCAAAGACAACTGA
- a CDS encoding pyridoxal-phosphate-dependent aminotransferase family protein: MYMEPNLLLTPGPTPIPPQVTRAMSDGMIGHRSSDFTSLMENVQSNIKTLFGTEEPVAILTSSGTSALETSMVNLVEPDESIVVIVSGAFGERFKSIAQTYPYDVHVYEVPWGEGVDLQSFKSFLYGKENIKAVFSQACETSTAVVHPIHSLGELVKNYNSDTLFIVDGVSAVGGMQFDMARDSIDCLVTGSQKALMLPPGIAFVAMNKQARKRASQNEISRFYLDINKYFKSLEENSTPFTPAVSLIQGLDQVLELYKEEGVEQVYDRHLKMRNMLRAGLKALDFELLVEDDHASPTVTAFKSDEAELSHIKDALKKKYGITIAGGQKQLKGKILRIGHMGYMFPKDMLTVLSALEAITSDYRGKKYYGSALTAAQEAYYESI, encoded by the coding sequence ATATATATGGAACCAAACTTGCTACTCACACCCGGTCCGACGCCCATCCCCCCTCAAGTAACGCGTGCAATGTCAGATGGCATGATTGGACACCGTTCTTCCGACTTCACTTCCCTCATGGAAAATGTGCAGTCCAATATAAAAACATTATTCGGTACAGAAGAACCTGTAGCCATACTTACTTCAAGCGGTACAAGTGCATTGGAGACGTCCATGGTCAATCTTGTAGAACCTGACGAATCCATTGTCGTCATCGTCAGCGGTGCATTCGGTGAGCGTTTTAAAAGTATCGCCCAGACATACCCATACGATGTCCATGTTTATGAAGTACCCTGGGGCGAAGGGGTGGATCTCCAAAGCTTCAAGTCGTTCCTTTACGGTAAAGAGAATATCAAGGCTGTATTCTCCCAAGCCTGTGAGACCTCCACAGCCGTAGTCCATCCCATCCATTCATTGGGGGAACTGGTCAAGAATTACAATAGTGATACCCTGTTCATCGTCGATGGCGTAAGTGCAGTGGGCGGCATGCAGTTCGATATGGCCCGTGATTCCATCGACTGCCTCGTTACAGGGAGCCAGAAGGCATTGATGCTGCCGCCGGGCATCGCTTTCGTGGCAATGAACAAACAGGCGAGGAAACGTGCCAGTCAAAACGAAATATCAAGATTCTACCTTGATATCAACAAATACTTCAAATCCCTGGAAGAAAACTCCACACCGTTCACACCAGCCGTATCCCTGATCCAGGGACTGGACCAAGTGCTTGAACTCTATAAGGAGGAAGGAGTGGAGCAGGTATACGACCGCCACCTCAAGATGCGCAATATGCTCAGGGCGGGCCTTAAGGCGCTTGATTTTGAACTTCTTGTGGAGGATGACCATGCTTCTCCGACCGTCACTGCATTCAAGTCCGATGAAGCTGAACTTTCCCATATCAAAGACGCCCTTAAGAAAAAATACGGCATCACAATTGCAGGGGGCCAGAAACAGCTTAAAGGAAAGATTTTGCGCATTGGACACATGGGCTATATGTTCCCGAAGGATATGTTGACAGTTCTGTCTGCACTTGAGGCCATCACAAGTGACTATCGCGGAAAGAAATATTATGGCAGCGCATTGACTGCTGCCCAGGAGGCATATTATGAATCAATATAA
- a CDS encoding GTPase domain-containing protein: MEQSHPLVMAYHEYIESTIDYRIAVLGQVDAGKSALVNRLADADSFISTQTDATRTITEHPYGKRGKILDFPGVGTTEYSPKQYRKLIARTGVRHVLYVFSSKIRDADETVIRYLAKKGVHITFVYNKTDTLVDVSGERAQKTLMNDKDTELHVTFKKQLDQPLYYHFASVKDDAGIDELRGKLDDIFEEKDALFAKRVRSAQYLEKFLSRKMNGLATKLLSPSFKDIILSRSYKSIEEMTESHYDVTEADGKVIGQDIPRAADYINRVKNTEKDTKKPADYINHLATLFSAVFKMRKLNVVTFIVSSLGEVSVKSIYPVLKGTFEYVGDMNDFAREVIKYYR, from the coding sequence ATGGAACAGAGCCATCCTTTGGTCATGGCCTATCATGAATATATAGAATCTACGATCGATTACCGCATTGCTGTGCTGGGACAGGTTGACGCAGGCAAAAGTGCCCTGGTAAACCGGTTGGCGGATGCCGATTCCTTTATTTCCACACAGACTGATGCCACACGCACAATTACCGAGCACCCCTACGGAAAAAGGGGAAAGATCCTTGATTTTCCAGGTGTCGGAACAACGGAATATTCACCAAAACAGTACAGGAAACTGATAGCCAGGACAGGTGTCAGACACGTATTGTACGTCTTCTCATCCAAGATACGGGATGCGGATGAAACGGTTATCCGGTACCTTGCCAAAAAAGGCGTCCATATCACATTCGTCTACAACAAGACCGATACACTTGTGGATGTTTCCGGAGAGCGTGCACAGAAGACGCTGATGAACGATAAGGACACAGAACTCCATGTGACCTTCAAGAAACAGCTCGACCAGCCGCTGTATTATCATTTCGCCAGCGTGAAGGACGATGCAGGGATCGATGAGCTGAGAGGGAAGCTGGATGATATATTCGAGGAAAAGGACGCACTGTTCGCCAAGAGGGTCAGGAGTGCCCAGTATCTTGAGAAATTCCTGTCCAGGAAAATGAACGGCCTGGCGACCAAACTGCTGTCCCCAAGCTTCAAGGACATCATACTCAGCCGTTCATACAAGTCGATAGAGGAGATGACCGAATCGCACTACGACGTCACTGAGGCGGATGGAAAAGTGATCGGCCAGGACATCCCCAGGGCGGCGGACTACATCAATCGTGTGAAGAATACGGAGAAGGACACGAAGAAACCTGCGGACTACATCAATCATCTGGCCACGCTCTTCAGCGCAGTCTTCAAAATGAGGAAGTTGAATGTCGTCACTTTCATCGTTTCTTCGCTCGGCGAAGTCAGCGTGAAAAGCATCTACCCCGTATTGAAGGGAACATTTGAATACGTCGGTGATATGAATGACTTTGCCCGCGAAGTCATTAAATACTACCGTTAG
- a CDS encoding HAD family hydrolase yields the protein MTVVLFDVDGVFLSEERCFDVSALAVHEMLYSPRYLNLDTYQFRTDYSDQEIKEIRAEVFSNDEVLDRFKQMGLNSNWDMLFVTFSILYIELMRNADLKMEGMDLADIQGVGGMMNTQEVDYKKVVEFLKGDTYTKDSIYDALMAYAREKLNIEDASAFEMAGPIWEKGQYKYQEWYLGSSDVKTSTGIEAEELDKPGFIHDEEWIVAPEDIRGMLKRLLEAGVEIGVATGRPRQETLIPFHQERLMDIFRNNRISTASEVLAAEATDQAEGSLAKPHPYSYLWSLYEHDEVHFEDALNQRNTSDDKVVIVGDSVADYYCAEAIGAEFIATLTGLTGRAIIPNFEALGVTDMVEDVLGVEEIILKNHHS from the coding sequence GTGACGGTCGTACTATTTGATGTGGATGGCGTTTTTTTAAGTGAGGAAAGGTGTTTCGATGTATCCGCCCTGGCGGTGCACGAGATGCTCTATAGTCCAAGATATCTGAACCTGGATACATATCAGTTCCGTACGGATTACAGCGATCAGGAAATAAAGGAAATCAGGGCGGAAGTGTTCAGCAACGATGAGGTGCTTGACCGTTTTAAGCAGATGGGTCTGAACTCCAATTGGGATATGCTTTTTGTGACATTTTCCATCCTATATATAGAATTGATGAGAAATGCGGACCTGAAGATGGAAGGAATGGACCTCGCCGACATCCAAGGCGTTGGCGGCATGATGAACACCCAGGAAGTGGATTACAAAAAGGTGGTCGAATTCCTGAAGGGTGACACCTACACGAAGGATTCCATATATGATGCGCTCATGGCATATGCCAGGGAGAAGCTGAACATTGAAGATGCATCGGCCTTTGAGATGGCAGGTCCCATATGGGAGAAGGGACAGTATAAATATCAGGAATGGTATCTTGGCAGCAGTGACGTCAAGACCTCTACAGGCATTGAAGCAGAAGAGCTGGACAAGCCTGGATTCATTCATGATGAAGAATGGATTGTTGCCCCTGAAGACATCAGGGGGATGCTGAAGCGCCTGCTTGAGGCAGGAGTCGAGATCGGCGTCGCCACAGGGCGGCCGAGACAGGAGACGCTGATTCCATTCCACCAGGAACGTCTCATGGACATATTCCGGAACAACAGGATCTCAACGGCATCAGAAGTGCTTGCGGCAGAAGCAACAGATCAGGCCGAAGGTTCTCTCGCCAAACCCCACCCATACAGCTACCTATGGAGCCTGTATGAACATGACGAAGTGCACTTTGAGGATGCATTGAATCAAAGGAACACATCCGACGACAAGGTTGTCATTGTAGGGGATTCAGTGGCCGATTACTATTGTGCAGAAGCAATCGGGGCTGAATTCATTGCTACATTGACCGGGTTGACCGGACGGGCGATCATTCCAAATTTTGAAGCACTGGGCGTCACCGACATGGTGGAAGATGTTCTTGGTGTAGAGGAAATCATATTAAAAAACCATCACTCATGA
- the serA gene encoding phosphoglycerate dehydrogenase, with the protein MNQYKVLVLDPISEDGIKELLDHPNYEVDIKTGLSEAEILDIVHDYHAMIVRSQTTVTEEIIQYARSLKVIARAGVGVDNIDIDAATKYGVIVVNAPDGNTISATEHTMAMMLALTREIPAAHKELSEGVWNRKAYKGTEMYGKTLGIIGVGKIGFGVARRAQSFGMKIVAFDPYLSEEKAKEADIEKMEVENIAEHADFVTVHTPLTPQTRGIVGKAFFEAAKPELKIVNVARGGIIDEAALLEALDEGQISGAALDVFEEEPPTNQKLLNHPRIVVTPHLGASTVEAQEKVAISVSREIINILENNTIVHAVNAPRMSENINEELKPFINISSHMGEVAIQLMNRPPLEIKLKYHGDLALDDTSILTRSFVANMLKPHLGENVNIINALYLLQEQDVTYKVEKKGQTHGYSNYLEAELINNDEKLTIGASVLNGYGERIVKINGFQVDIKPTKHLLFINHLDRPGIIGEMGHTLGKYDINIASMQLGRKDEGGAALLSLRLDQSVNDEAIEELTKIEGFHKVKQVDLS; encoded by the coding sequence ATGAATCAATATAAAGTACTTGTACTGGATCCAATCAGTGAAGACGGCATCAAAGAACTGCTCGACCATCCGAATTATGAAGTGGACATCAAAACCGGCCTCTCCGAAGCGGAAATACTGGATATCGTCCATGATTACCATGCCATGATCGTCAGAAGCCAGACGACCGTCACAGAGGAGATCATCCAATATGCACGTTCCCTGAAGGTGATCGCCCGGGCAGGCGTCGGTGTGGACAATATTGATATCGATGCCGCCACCAAGTATGGCGTCATCGTGGTCAATGCCCCGGATGGCAATACCATATCCGCAACCGAACATACGATGGCGATGATGCTGGCTCTGACAAGGGAAATCCCTGCAGCCCATAAGGAACTTTCGGAAGGTGTCTGGAACCGCAAAGCCTATAAAGGTACCGAAATGTACGGCAAGACCCTCGGCATCATCGGGGTCGGTAAAATCGGCTTCGGTGTCGCCCGCCGGGCCCAGAGTTTCGGCATGAAGATTGTTGCGTTCGACCCCTACCTCTCGGAGGAGAAGGCCAAAGAAGCGGATATAGAAAAGATGGAAGTCGAGAACATCGCAGAGCATGCCGACTTCGTTACGGTCCATACTCCCCTTACCCCGCAGACAAGAGGAATTGTAGGAAAAGCATTCTTCGAAGCTGCCAAACCGGAACTTAAAATAGTCAACGTGGCGAGAGGCGGCATCATTGATGAAGCAGCGCTACTCGAGGCACTGGATGAGGGCCAGATAAGTGGCGCAGCCCTCGATGTATTTGAAGAGGAGCCGCCGACCAACCAGAAACTTCTGAACCACCCCCGCATCGTAGTGACCCCGCACCTCGGTGCTTCGACAGTGGAAGCACAGGAAAAGGTGGCCATCAGCGTTTCCCGGGAAATAATCAACATCCTTGAGAACAACACGATTGTCCATGCGGTGAATGCACCGAGGATGAGCGAAAACATCAACGAGGAACTGAAGCCTTTCATAAATATATCCAGCCATATGGGTGAAGTGGCGATACAGCTGATGAACCGACCGCCCCTGGAAATCAAACTCAAGTACCATGGAGACCTGGCATTGGATGACACAAGCATACTCACCCGGTCATTTGTTGCAAATATGCTGAAGCCCCATCTTGGAGAGAACGTCAACATCATCAATGCCCTCTACCTGCTCCAGGAGCAGGATGTCACTTACAAAGTGGAGAAGAAAGGACAGACACATGGCTACAGCAACTATCTCGAAGCAGAACTGATCAACAATGATGAAAAACTGACGATCGGCGCCAGCGTTCTGAATGGCTATGGAGAACGCATTGTAAAGATAAATGGCTTCCAGGTCGATATCAAACCGACAAAGCACCTGCTCTTCATCAACCATCTCGACCGTCCCGGCATCATCGGAGAGATGGGCCATACGCTCGGCAAGTATGACATCAACATTGCGAGCATGCAGCTGGGCAGGAAGGACGAAGGCGGTGCCGCGCTATTGTCCCTTAGACTCGACCAGAGCGTAAATGACGAAGCGATTGAAGAACTTACAAAAATAGAAGGCTTCCATAAAGTGAAGCAGGTCGATCTGTCCTGA
- a CDS encoding DUF368 domain-containing protein, whose translation MVKWVNIFKGFLMGICELIPGVSSGTMALLLGIYDQFLGAISKIVSKHYRKAILFLLPLVFGMGIAILTLSNLIDYLLRNHMVPTHWFFIGLVIGVVPMMLRISNYKVEFRAGHYIILFMAVALLFVMGMSRGEEQVINDVAITFPLLVKLFFSGILASTTMLLPGISGSLVLLILGSYSIVIYAVSELTSFNLGILPILIAVGSGIVLGLLVASRIIQYMLRHFTYLTYALILGLVIGSVFAIYPGLPDTALSWTVTVLSAILGFAISWYMGADNEDTI comes from the coding sequence ATGGTAAAATGGGTAAATATCTTCAAAGGGTTTCTGATGGGCATATGTGAATTGATTCCTGGAGTCAGCAGCGGCACGATGGCCCTCCTCCTCGGCATCTATGACCAGTTCCTCGGGGCCATCAGTAAAATCGTATCAAAGCACTACAGGAAGGCGATTCTATTCCTGCTGCCGCTGGTCTTCGGGATGGGGATTGCGATACTTACATTATCCAACCTGATAGACTATCTGCTGCGGAATCACATGGTGCCGACGCATTGGTTCTTCATCGGTCTGGTGATCGGCGTCGTTCCAATGATGCTGAGGATTTCGAATTATAAAGTGGAATTCAGGGCAGGCCACTACATCATCCTGTTCATGGCGGTGGCGCTACTCTTTGTTATGGGAATGAGCAGGGGGGAGGAACAGGTGATCAATGATGTCGCCATCACCTTCCCGCTGCTCGTCAAACTGTTCTTCAGTGGTATACTCGCTTCAACGACGATGCTTCTTCCGGGAATATCAGGGTCGCTGGTGCTCCTGATACTCGGTTCGTATTCCATCGTCATCTATGCAGTCAGTGAGCTGACAAGCTTCAATCTTGGAATACTGCCGATTTTGATTGCCGTCGGTTCCGGCATCGTCCTGGGTCTGCTTGTTGCGAGCCGCATCATCCAATATATGCTCAGACATTTCACCTATTTGACCTATGCACTGATACTGGGGCTCGTCATTGGATCCGTCTTTGCGATCTACCCCGGCCTTCCGGATACAGCCCTATCCTGGACAGTGACTGTGCTGTCCGCCATATTGGGGTTTGCAATCAGCTGGTACATGGGTGCTGACAATGAAGATACAATCTGA